One Alkaliphilus sp. B6464 genomic window carries:
- the rpmF gene encoding 50S ribosomal protein L32, which yields MAVPKRKTGKSKRNMRRAANSKYTAPGFVKCPQCHEPKLPHRVCPECGYYKNKEVVAAQ from the coding sequence ATGGCGGTACCAAAGCGAAAAACTGGAAAATCTAAAAGAAATATGAGAAGAGCTGCTAACTCAAAATACACTGCACCAGGGTTTGTAAAATGCCCACAGTGTCACGAGCCAAAGTTACCTCACAGAGTATGTCCTGAATGTGGATATTATAAAAACAAAGAGGTTGTTGCTGCTCAATAA
- a CDS encoding YceD family protein, translated as MIEVRAMKLDIDSIKKGDKNALDLNFALDLNTIDYYGDIIDIISPVDANGKLYVIDDRLYMNLEIKTHMQVNCSRCLESFTYPFKSSINAEFVHENLSTDQTDESDEDIIYYQESTIDLDELIKENIIMNIPMKLVCDKSCQGLCSNCGIKLKDKSCDCSHTQSIDEDVDPRLAKLKELLEQD; from the coding sequence ATGATCGAGGTGAGAGCTATGAAACTTGATATAGATAGTATAAAAAAAGGGGATAAGAACGCTTTAGATTTAAACTTCGCCTTAGATCTTAACACCATTGATTATTATGGTGATATTATAGATATAATATCACCTGTTGACGCGAATGGTAAATTGTACGTAATTGATGATAGACTATATATGAATTTAGAAATAAAAACCCACATGCAGGTAAACTGTAGTAGGTGTCTAGAATCCTTTACCTACCCCTTTAAATCAAGTATCAATGCAGAGTTTGTTCATGAAAATTTATCTACTGATCAAACTGATGAATCAGATGAGGATATAATTTATTACCAAGAAAGCACTATCGATCTTGATGAATTAATTAAAGAAAATATTATCATGAACATTCCAATGAAACTTGTATGTGATAAAAGCTGTCAAGGGCTTTGTTCAAATTGTGGGATCAAATTAAAAGACAAATCATGTGATTGTAGTCATACACAGTCTATTGATGAGGATGTTGACCCTCGATTGGCTAAGCTTAAGGAATTGTTAGAACAAGATTAA
- a CDS encoding acetate/propionate family kinase, with the protein MKILVVNCGSSSLKYQLINMENEELIAKGLAERIGIDGSVVKHETIGKEKVVIEQNMDNHKAAIQIVLDALVDPNHGAIKSMDEISAVGHRVVHGGEEFSDSVLITDEVKKALEKCSDIAPLHNPPNLMGIHACEEILPNVPMVGVFDTAFHQTMPKASFMYALPYEMYEKHKIRKYGFHGTSHKYVANRASEILGKPIGDLKIVTCHLGNGASITAVDGGKSIDTSMGFTPLEGLAMGTRCGDMDPAIVTFLMEKDHLSCYEINEMMNKKSGVLGISGVSSDFRDIEQAAVKGNERAQLALDVYHKLVTKYIGAYAAEMGGVDAIVFTAGLGENSPDTRKEACKNLEFLGVKIDDEKNNVRGKETIVSTDDSKVKVLLIPTNEELAIARETKAIVQ; encoded by the coding sequence ATGAAAATTTTAGTGGTTAACTGCGGAAGTTCTTCATTGAAATATCAGCTTATTAATATGGAAAATGAAGAGTTGATAGCGAAAGGTTTAGCTGAAAGAATAGGAATAGATGGTTCAGTAGTTAAACATGAAACCATTGGTAAAGAAAAGGTTGTTATTGAACAAAATATGGATAACCATAAGGCAGCAATTCAAATTGTATTAGATGCATTAGTAGATCCAAATCATGGAGCTATAAAGTCAATGGATGAAATATCAGCGGTAGGACACCGTGTTGTTCATGGTGGAGAGGAATTTTCTGATTCCGTGCTTATAACAGATGAAGTTAAAAAAGCATTAGAAAAGTGTTCAGATATTGCACCATTACATAACCCTCCAAACCTTATGGGAATTCATGCTTGCGAGGAAATACTTCCTAATGTACCTATGGTAGGAGTATTTGACACTGCATTCCACCAAACTATGCCTAAGGCTTCCTTCATGTATGCATTACCATATGAAATGTATGAGAAACATAAAATTAGAAAATATGGATTCCATGGAACATCTCACAAGTATGTAGCAAACAGAGCTTCTGAAATCCTGGGAAAACCTATTGGAGATCTAAAAATTGTTACTTGTCACTTAGGAAATGGTGCAAGTATTACTGCTGTAGATGGAGGGAAATCAATAGATACAAGTATGGGCTTTACTCCGCTTGAAGGGTTAGCAATGGGAACAAGATGTGGTGATATGGACCCTGCTATTGTTACTTTTTTAATGGAAAAAGATCACTTATCCTGCTACGAAATTAACGAAATGATGAACAAGAAATCAGGAGTTTTAGGAATTTCAGGAGTTAGCAGTGACTTTAGAGATATTGAACAGGCTGCTGTTAAAGGAAATGAAAGAGCACAATTAGCTCTTGATGTATATCATAAATTAGTTACAAAATATATAGGAGCTTATGCTGCTGAAATGGGCGGAGTAGATGCTATAGTATTTACAGCTGGTTTAGGGGAAAATTCTCCAGACACCCGTAAAGAAGCTTGCAAGAATCTTGAATTTTTAGGAGTAAAAATTGATGATGAGAAAAATAATGTAAGAGGAAAAGAAACAATAGTAAGTACTGATGATTCTAAGGTTAAAGTATTGTTAATACCTACAAATGAAGAACTTGCAATTGCACGAGAGACTAAGGCTATAGTTCAATAA
- a CDS encoding nucleotidyltransferase: MKILGLITEYNPFHNGHLYHLNVSKEITGATHTIAVMSGNFVQRGEPAIVHKWERAKMAVKSGVDLIIEIPTPYACATAELFAYGSISLLNSLGAVDCFSFGSEVGNLDLLLEIANVLTSPSSEFKKILKGYVNLGFAFPVARSIAIVKYFEEVRSYNEEQLTLINNIIKNPNNILGIEYLKTIKELKSSIIPYTITRKSAHYHNKHITNSSIASATAIREHLLKNKPLSYLSSVVPNDAFNILSSNINSGIAPIFSTDFQESIFAILRRSKLDEIKNIFDVVEGLENRIYQCSNKVNSLSDLYNCIKSKRYTLTRIQRILIHILLNISKDDISYFNNNGGPQYARVLAFNHKGREILQTLKSSSSIPIISNLKHYKPQNMIAERMLDIDIRATNIYSLAFKNKANITGQLDYTTSPYYQK; the protein is encoded by the coding sequence ATGAAAATTTTAGGTTTAATTACAGAATATAATCCTTTTCACAATGGACATCTATATCATTTAAATGTATCTAAAGAGATTACAGGCGCTACTCATACAATTGCAGTAATGAGTGGTAATTTTGTTCAAAGGGGTGAACCAGCTATTGTGCACAAGTGGGAACGTGCTAAAATGGCTGTAAAATCAGGTGTGGACTTAATAATTGAAATTCCTACTCCCTATGCATGTGCAACTGCAGAGTTATTTGCTTATGGGTCAATAAGCCTACTTAATAGCTTAGGTGCTGTTGACTGCTTTAGTTTCGGTAGCGAAGTTGGTAATTTAGATTTGCTTTTAGAAATTGCAAATGTACTAACTAGTCCTTCCTCTGAATTTAAAAAAATATTAAAAGGCTATGTTAATTTAGGTTTTGCATTTCCTGTAGCAAGATCCATTGCTATAGTTAAATATTTTGAAGAAGTAAGATCATATAATGAGGAACAATTAACTTTAATAAATAATATTATAAAAAACCCTAATAATATTTTAGGTATAGAATATTTAAAAACCATTAAAGAGCTTAAAAGTTCAATTATACCCTATACTATTACTAGAAAGTCTGCCCACTATCATAACAAGCATATTACTAACAGCTCAATTGCCAGCGCTACCGCAATTAGAGAACATCTACTAAAGAACAAGCCTCTATCATATCTTAGCTCTGTTGTACCAAATGATGCTTTTAATATTCTATCTTCTAACATAAATAGTGGTATAGCTCCTATCTTTAGTACAGATTTTCAGGAATCTATTTTTGCTATATTAAGAAGAAGTAAGTTGGATGAAATAAAAAACATTTTTGATGTAGTAGAAGGGTTAGAGAACAGAATATATCAATGCTCTAATAAGGTAAATTCACTTTCTGATCTTTATAATTGCATTAAAAGCAAACGTTATACATTAACAAGGATACAACGTATTTTAATACATATTTTGTTGAATATAAGTAAAGATGATATTTCCTATTTTAACAATAATGGAGGGCCCCAATATGCACGTGTATTAGCATTTAATCACAAAGGACGGGAAATATTACAGACTTTAAAATCTAGCTCTTCTATTCCAATAATATCTAATTTAAAACACTATAAACCGCAAAATATGATTGCAGAAAGAATGCTAGATATAGATATCCGTGCAACAAATATCTATTCCTTAGCATTTAAAAATAAAGCAAATATAACAGGGCAGTTAGATTATACAACTAGTCCATATTATCAAAAATAA
- the ylbJ gene encoding sporulation integral membrane protein YlbJ: protein MSINIILIVSLLLIFFLILSQFRKFTRGKSYKNLSYYFIILVILFLIASIIIYPGESVDAAYDGLVIWTTLVIPALLPFFIGSELLINLGVVKFFGILLEPIMRPIFNVPGEGSFAFAMSITSGYPVGAKIVSKLRLDKILTQVEAQRLISFCSTSGPLFMIGSVSVGMFKSSKIGILIVAAHYIGTIIVGIIFSFYKKSLDNYRTAKSKEHLLKRAFNQLSKGNNSNFSIGIILGNAVKNSLNTILMVGGFIILFAVVIRMLELLKIIDLITSILVILLMPFKISPSIISSFVAGLFEVTMGAKMVADSIGMDLRTKVAIASFIIGWSGLSVHAQVSSIIGLTDIKTSLYLFAKSLHAAFSSLITYFVFPIFSNFFVLSFPVYNSYQEMSLHRKFLFNCQLSIELFIAVLISLLIVSLLTALLLKIQIYFTKGKGMK, encoded by the coding sequence ATGTCTATAAATATTATTTTAATTGTTAGTTTGCTCTTAATATTTTTTTTGATTTTATCACAGTTTAGAAAATTTACTCGAGGTAAGTCCTATAAAAATTTATCCTACTACTTCATAATATTAGTCATACTATTTCTAATAGCCTCCATTATAATATATCCTGGCGAATCTGTAGATGCAGCCTATGACGGACTAGTAATATGGACAACATTAGTTATTCCTGCTTTACTTCCTTTTTTTATTGGATCAGAATTATTAATTAATCTTGGTGTAGTTAAGTTTTTTGGTATACTTCTAGAACCAATTATGCGTCCAATATTTAATGTCCCTGGCGAAGGTTCTTTTGCCTTCGCAATGAGTATCACCTCCGGATATCCTGTAGGAGCTAAAATTGTTTCTAAGCTTCGTTTAGATAAAATCTTAACTCAAGTAGAAGCGCAAAGATTAATATCTTTTTGTAGCACCTCTGGACCATTATTTATGATTGGTTCTGTATCTGTAGGAATGTTTAAATCTTCAAAGATAGGTATTCTTATAGTAGCTGCCCACTATATTGGGACTATTATAGTAGGTATAATCTTTAGTTTCTATAAAAAATCATTAGATAATTATAGAACTGCCAAATCAAAGGAACACTTACTTAAAAGAGCCTTTAACCAACTATCCAAAGGTAATAATTCAAATTTCTCTATAGGAATAATTCTTGGAAACGCTGTGAAAAATTCATTAAACACCATATTAATGGTAGGAGGCTTTATTATTCTATTTGCTGTTGTTATCCGTATGTTAGAACTTCTGAAAATAATCGATTTAATTACTTCGATTCTAGTTATACTACTTATGCCTTTTAAAATATCACCTTCAATTATTAGTTCTTTTGTTGCTGGACTTTTTGAGGTGACAATGGGAGCAAAAATGGTTGCAGATAGCATAGGTATGGATCTACGCACGAAGGTTGCTATAGCTAGCTTTATAATAGGATGGAGTGGCCTTTCTGTACATGCGCAAGTTTCAAGTATTATTGGGTTAACAGATATAAAGACTTCTTTATATCTGTTTGCTAAATCTTTACATGCAGCTTTCTCTTCATTAATAACCTATTTTGTTTTCCCTATTTTCAGCAATTTTTTTGTTCTATCATTTCCAGTATATAATTCTTATCAAGAAATGAGTCTTCATAGAAAATTTTTATTTAACTGTCAATTATCAATAGAATTATTTATTGCGGTTTTAATAAGCTTACTTATTGTATCTTTACTAACTGCTCTTCTATTAAAAATCCAAATTTATTTTACCAAAGGAAAAGGTATGAAGTAG
- a CDS encoding ATPase, producing the protein MSVLKLLEELEDIVENGSSIPFAQKVLVDKKEILEIIKEIRIHLPDEVKQAQWIKEERQRILAEAQQEADTILEEANDHILLMIDQNEITKLANNQAEEIIAQAQNSAKEMRLGAKDYVDSLLESVQENLVELVNTVRENRDEIKGMK; encoded by the coding sequence ATGAGTGTATTGAAGTTGCTTGAAGAACTAGAAGATATAGTTGAAAATGGGTCATCAATACCTTTTGCACAAAAAGTATTAGTAGATAAAAAAGAAATATTAGAGATTATTAAAGAAATTAGAATTCATTTACCAGATGAAGTTAAACAAGCTCAGTGGATTAAAGAAGAAAGACAACGTATATTAGCAGAAGCTCAGCAAGAGGCAGATACGATTTTAGAGGAAGCAAATGATCATATTTTATTAATGATTGATCAAAATGAAATTACTAAACTAGCTAATAATCAGGCAGAAGAAATAATTGCACAGGCACAAAATAGTGCTAAGGAAATGCGATTAGGTGCAAAGGATTATGTAGATAGTCTGTTAGAATCTGTACAAGAAAACTTGGTGGAACTTGTAAATACAGTAAGAGAAAATAGAGATGAAATAAAAGGTATGAAGTAG
- the coaD gene encoding pantetheine-phosphate adenylyltransferase yields the protein MRVAIYPGSFDPITNGHLDIIERASKMCDKLIVSVIYNPNKNPLFTLEERKKLVEESIKNYPNVSVDCFSGLLIEYAKENEATAIIKGLRAISDFEYELQMALMNQKLCPSIETVFLMTSSEYSFLSSSLIKEVARFGGCIKGLVPEVVYKAVMNRF from the coding sequence ATGAGAGTAGCAATTTACCCTGGTAGTTTTGATCCTATTACAAATGGGCATCTAGATATAATTGAAAGAGCTTCTAAAATGTGCGATAAATTAATTGTATCTGTCATATATAACCCAAATAAAAATCCTTTGTTTACTTTGGAGGAGAGAAAAAAACTAGTTGAGGAATCGATAAAAAATTATCCAAACGTTTCAGTAGATTGTTTTTCAGGACTATTAATTGAATATGCAAAAGAAAATGAAGCTACAGCTATTATTAAAGGCTTAAGAGCTATATCAGATTTTGAATACGAGCTTCAAATGGCATTAATGAACCAAAAATTATGTCCTAGTATTGAAACTGTATTTTTAATGACTAGTAGTGAATATTCATTTTTAAGTTCTAGTTTAATTAAAGAAGTTGCTAGGTTTGGTGGATGTATAAAGGGATTAGTTCCTGAAGTTGTTTATAAAGCAGTAATGAATAGATTTTAA
- the rsmD gene encoding 16S rRNA (guanine(966)-N(2))-methyltransferase RsmD, with translation MRVISGKARGHALKAPQGLNTRPTADRVKESIFNIVQSKLYDSIVIDLFAGSGNLGIESLSRNASKAYFIDNNKNSIQSIRENLKKTNLVNSSIVIQMDVLSAIKKLSTQGVKANIIFLDPPYSKGFVAPTLEDIFSFEILQPDGIVVVEHNKTDEVPESVHNLQKYRTNNYGDVAVSFYELREEI, from the coding sequence ATGAGAGTTATTTCAGGAAAAGCAAGAGGTCATGCTTTAAAGGCACCTCAAGGTTTAAACACTAGACCCACTGCTGATCGTGTAAAGGAATCTATATTCAATATTGTTCAATCGAAATTGTATGATAGTATTGTAATTGATTTGTTTGCAGGAAGTGGTAATCTAGGTATTGAGTCTTTATCAAGGAATGCTAGTAAAGCTTACTTTATAGATAATAATAAAAATAGCATTCAATCAATTAGAGAAAATCTTAAAAAAACTAATTTAGTTAATAGTTCCATAGTAATTCAGATGGATGTGCTATCTGCTATAAAAAAATTAAGTACTCAAGGTGTAAAGGCAAATATTATCTTTTTAGATCCACCCTATTCTAAAGGATTTGTTGCACCTACTTTAGAGGACATTTTTTCTTTTGAAATACTACAACCAGATGGTATAGTTGTTGTTGAACATAATAAAACTGATGAAGTTCCAGAGAGTGTGCATAATTTACAAAAATATAGAACTAATAATTACGGAGATGTAGCAGTTTCTTTTTACGAGTTGAGGGAGGAGATATAG
- the recG gene encoding ATP-dependent DNA helicase RecG yields the protein MNILKQDIQYIKGVGPKKAYLLKRLNINTVEDMIWYMPRDYEDRTNIKRIANLRPGEKATFYGSILGEGDVSKPRKNLSLIKFNVKDETGTIEVIFFNKTYLKKTLTSGQRVMINGEIKKGFKGLQVVNPIIEKVDMLDRDNRQGIVPIYPLTEGLSQNEIISIQKRILQIVNESIEEYLPEEIMNRCRLCNIKFALNNIHFPSNVQALKIAKYRLVFEEFLLLQLGLFKIKTGIVQDKKGIPLTNNNGIEAFIKKLPFKLTKAQEKVLNEISKDLERDTPMNRLVQGDVGSGKTIVAIAALLKSVINGYQGAFMAPTEILAEQHYVSLTELLEPLGIKVGLLVGSLSKGEKNKILNKVESGEINIVIGTHALIQEGVKFCNLALVITDEQHRFGVRQRAILASKGQNPHVLVMTATPIPRTLALILYGDLDISIIDHLPPGRKTIKTYSSTSNKRDDIYNFVKKQLDEGRQAYVVCPLVEESEAIEAKSATEIAHELSYDLLNGYKIGLLHGKMLAKEKEEIMGNFKTGNIEVLVSTTVIEVGVNVPNATIMVVENAERFGLAQLHQLRGRVGRGSYQSYCILVNNSKSEISKERMDIMEKTTDGFIISEKDLKLRGPGEFFGTRQHGLPELKIANLFRHISVLKTVQKEIEKMTPADPDLTLNNYPLLKVKLEEKFLLVEEVL from the coding sequence ATGAATATTTTAAAACAGGATATTCAGTATATTAAAGGTGTTGGACCAAAGAAGGCTTATCTTTTAAAACGGCTTAATATTAACACTGTTGAAGATATGATATGGTATATGCCTAGGGACTATGAGGATAGGACAAATATAAAAAGGATTGCTAATTTAAGACCAGGAGAAAAGGCTACTTTTTATGGGAGTATACTTGGTGAAGGTGATGTATCAAAGCCTAGAAAAAATCTTTCTTTAATTAAATTTAATGTTAAGGATGAAACTGGGACCATTGAAGTTATATTTTTTAATAAAACATATTTGAAAAAAACTTTAACTTCTGGTCAAAGAGTAATGATAAATGGAGAAATTAAAAAAGGCTTTAAGGGCTTACAAGTAGTTAATCCAATTATAGAAAAGGTAGATATGTTAGATAGGGATAATAGACAAGGCATTGTTCCTATATATCCATTAACCGAAGGTTTGAGTCAAAATGAAATTATTTCAATACAAAAAAGGATTCTTCAAATAGTTAATGAATCGATAGAAGAATATTTACCAGAAGAGATTATGAATAGATGTAGGCTTTGTAATATAAAGTTTGCTCTAAACAATATTCATTTTCCAAGTAATGTTCAAGCCTTAAAAATAGCCAAATATAGATTGGTGTTTGAAGAATTTTTACTCTTACAGCTTGGACTTTTTAAAATAAAAACAGGTATAGTGCAAGATAAAAAAGGTATACCCCTTACAAATAATAATGGAATAGAAGCCTTTATTAAAAAGCTACCATTTAAACTAACCAAAGCTCAAGAAAAGGTTCTTAATGAAATATCTAAAGACTTAGAAAGAGATACACCGATGAATAGGCTGGTTCAAGGAGACGTGGGCTCTGGAAAAACCATTGTGGCTATAGCAGCATTATTAAAATCAGTAATAAATGGCTATCAAGGTGCTTTTATGGCTCCCACAGAGATATTAGCAGAGCAACATTATGTATCTTTAACTGAGTTACTCGAGCCTCTTGGAATTAAGGTAGGTCTTTTAGTAGGAAGTCTATCTAAAGGTGAGAAAAATAAAATATTAAATAAGGTTGAATCTGGGGAAATTAATATAGTAATTGGTACTCATGCGCTTATCCAAGAAGGTGTAAAATTTTGTAATTTAGCTTTAGTAATTACAGACGAGCAACATAGATTCGGCGTAAGACAAAGAGCAATACTTGCTAGCAAAGGACAAAATCCTCATGTTTTAGTTATGACAGCCACGCCCATCCCTAGAACTTTAGCTCTAATATTATACGGAGATTTGGATATATCAATTATAGATCATTTACCTCCAGGTAGAAAAACTATAAAAACATATAGTAGTACCTCTAACAAGAGAGATGATATTTATAATTTTGTAAAAAAACAGTTAGATGAAGGTAGACAGGCTTATGTGGTTTGTCCCTTAGTGGAGGAGTCAGAGGCTATAGAAGCTAAGTCAGCTACAGAAATTGCACATGAGCTTTCCTATGATCTGTTAAATGGTTATAAAATTGGACTTCTCCATGGGAAAATGTTAGCTAAAGAGAAGGAAGAAATAATGGGTAATTTTAAAACAGGAAATATAGAAGTTTTGGTTTCTACTACGGTCATTGAAGTTGGTGTAAATGTTCCTAATGCAACTATTATGGTAGTAGAAAATGCAGAACGATTTGGTCTAGCTCAGCTCCATCAGTTAAGAGGTAGGGTAGGAAGAGGTAGTTATCAATCTTACTGTATTTTAGTAAATAATAGTAAGTCGGAAATTTCTAAGGAGCGCATGGATATAATGGAAAAAACGACTGATGGATTCATTATATCTGAAAAGGATTTAAAACTTAGAGGTCCTGGAGAATTTTTTGGTACTAGACAACACGGGTTACCAGAGCTGAAAATCGCTAACTTGTTTAGACATATATCAGTACTAAAGACAGTACAAAAAGAAATAGAGAAAATGACTCCTGCTGATCCAGATTTAACACTAAATAATTATCCATTGCTTAAAGTAAAATTAGAAGAAAAGTTTCTATTGGTAGAAGAGGTTTTATAG